A part of Clostridium novyi genomic DNA contains:
- a CDS encoding HEAT repeat domain-containing protein: MRKGLVELDWNEINKYSNEDITYFLFVEGKSIDSICKIRNIDRTTVQNHIIEGKIKYRFLTKSKNSKEFFQTITKAGKADKIQVLASLNKENKRKLIEFIKDNYKDMYPKDKEAAVWILGELKDIEGLDILMKASVHKFVNVRRMAVSAMGKLETTKCEVALIRALDDENAQVIMYSIKALEKIKSLRAKEKIINIMNSTSKEYLKKAALMYIESIDNSLNGKENEDN; the protein is encoded by the coding sequence ATGAGAAAGGGACTTGTAGAACTTGATTGGAATGAGATAAATAAGTATAGTAATGAAGATATAACTTATTTTTTATTTGTTGAGGGAAAAAGCATAGATAGTATATGCAAAATAAGAAATATTGATAGAACTACAGTTCAAAATCATATAATAGAGGGTAAAATAAAATATAGATTTTTAACCAAAAGTAAAAACTCTAAAGAATTTTTTCAAACTATAACTAAAGCAGGAAAAGCTGATAAAATTCAAGTATTAGCCTCTTTAAATAAAGAAAATAAAAGAAAACTTATAGAATTTATAAAAGATAATTATAAGGATATGTATCCTAAAGACAAAGAAGCAGCTGTATGGATACTTGGAGAACTTAAGGATATAGAAGGTTTAGATATATTGATGAAGGCTTCAGTACATAAATTTGTAAATGTAAGAAGAATGGCAGTATCGGCTATGGGAAAACTTGAAACTACTAAATGTGAAGTTGCACTAATAAGAGCTTTAGATGATGAAAATGCTCAAGTTATAATGTATTCTATTAAAGCATTAGAAAAAATAAAAAGTTTAAGGGCGAAAGAAAAAATAATTAATATAATGAATAGCACTTCTAAGGAATATTTAAAAAAAGCTGCTTTAATGTATATAGAAAGTATAGATAATAGTTTAAATGGGAAGGAGAATGAAGATAATTGA
- a CDS encoding PLP-dependent aminotransferase family protein — protein MDKYYIKFKEDIPKYIQIINHIKKLIYHREILDGEKLPAIRTLSKKLGVNNVTIVNAYNKLETEGYAISKIGSGTFAKEREESKEFLKEYSNIYRKISSGYIKNYIDFTGEATCSRFFPVDTFKEVLNKVLDRDGAESFTYQDSLGYKGLRKSINKNFWKSKIDNENILIVSGAQQGIDIVAKAIININDNVLVEKPTYSGALNVFKSRRANILEVEIQKDGLNMRLLKKILKKNKIKCFYIMSYFQNPTGNTYNTKDKIEILNLAEEYDFYIIEDDYLSELIYDKNIKYNSFKSLDVYDRVIYIKSFSKIFLPGIRIGYLIPPRVFSERIQNCKVNTDITTSSLMQRALELYINEGYWKKHMAFLNESYKNRYYYMKECIEDILADKVIFKSPGGGLNFYLKIANNISMNSIELFNKCKNNKVIITPGVLFYKRIIDGEKFFRVGFSVTSIEDIKKGINIINKLLV, from the coding sequence ATGGACAAATACTATATAAAGTTTAAGGAGGATATTCCTAAGTATATACAAATTATAAATCATATAAAAAAGTTAATATATCATAGAGAAATTTTAGATGGAGAAAAGCTTCCAGCCATTAGAACATTATCAAAGAAATTAGGAGTAAATAATGTAACAATAGTAAATGCATATAATAAATTAGAGACAGAAGGATACGCTATCTCTAAAATAGGTAGTGGTACTTTTGCAAAAGAAAGAGAAGAAAGTAAAGAATTTTTAAAAGAATATTCTAATATATACAGAAAAATAAGCAGTGGATATATAAAAAATTATATAGATTTTACAGGGGAAGCTACTTGTAGTAGATTTTTCCCTGTAGATACTTTTAAAGAAGTATTAAATAAAGTTTTAGATAGAGATGGGGCAGAATCCTTTACTTATCAAGATTCATTAGGATACAAAGGACTTAGAAAAAGTATTAATAAAAACTTTTGGAAAAGTAAGATAGATAATGAAAATATACTTATTGTATCGGGAGCACAACAAGGAATAGATATAGTTGCTAAGGCTATAATTAATATAAATGATAATGTTTTAGTTGAAAAACCAACATATAGTGGAGCATTAAATGTTTTTAAGAGTAGAAGGGCTAATATACTGGAAGTTGAAATTCAAAAAGATGGTTTAAACATGAGGTTATTAAAGAAAATACTAAAGAAAAATAAAATAAAATGTTTTTATATAATGAGTTATTTTCAAAACCCAACTGGAAATACATACAATACTAAGGATAAAATAGAAATATTAAATCTTGCAGAAGAATATGACTTTTATATTATAGAAGATGATTATTTATCTGAATTAATATATGATAAAAATATAAAGTATAACAGTTTTAAAAGTTTAGATGTATATGATAGAGTAATATATATAAAAAGTTTTTCAAAAATATTTTTACCTGGTATAAGAATTGGATATTTAATACCCCCTAGAGTATTTAGTGAAAGAATACAAAATTGTAAAGTAAATACCGATATAACTACATCTAGTTTAATGCAAAGAGCATTAGAATTATATATTAATGAAGGATATTGGAAAAAACATATGGCATTTTTAAATGAGTCATATAAAAATAGATATTATTATATGAAAGAGTGCATTGAGGATATTTTGGCTGATAAAGTGATTTTTAAAAGTCCAGGTGGAGGACTTAATTTTTACTTAAAGATAGCTAATAATATAAGTATGAATTCTATAGAGCTTTTTAATAAATGTAAAAATAACAAAGTTATAATAACTCCAGGAGTGCTTTTTTATAAGCGTATTATAGATGGAGAAAAGTTTTTTAGAGTGGGATTTTCAGTAACAAGTATAGAAGATATAAAAAAAGGAATAAACATAATAAACAAATTATTAGTATAA
- a CDS encoding nucleotidyltransferase domain-containing protein produces MLNNIEKYQRAFSSLINKLKSNDSILAAMVFGSVLTGDLWEGSDIDLFVICKNKINNRRIYTEEEGIKVHIKLISKEKFLTLYDEEIAGGFIHRVFLSSRLVFSKDDEVTSKYDIGRYYPDIDREKWNMVYFSDLLKSIEVCKKYLANNGTYMAYSSAIKAIEDFSKLYVNSSGYMISKDVMTMATNLNDKLREFTDELFFVTQENMYEVINKIINFLEEDININIKKYTALLLEFMKEQEVPLSSEDILVNKLFNNLNIRFERLLNRMLESGIIKRKNRDYKDEENNVLISENVYFI; encoded by the coding sequence ATGCTGAATAATATAGAAAAATATCAAAGAGCATTTTCATCTTTAATAAATAAACTTAAAAGTAATGATTCTATTCTTGCTGCTATGGTTTTTGGTAGTGTATTGACAGGGGATTTATGGGAAGGATCAGATATAGATTTATTTGTTATATGTAAAAATAAGATAAATAATAGAAGAATTTATACTGAAGAAGAAGGTATAAAAGTACACATAAAGTTAATAAGTAAAGAAAAATTTTTAACATTATATGATGAAGAAATAGCAGGTGGATTTATTCATAGGGTATTTTTATCGTCAAGATTAGTTTTTTCAAAAGATGATGAAGTTACAAGTAAATATGATATAGGAAGATATTATCCTGACATTGATAGAGAAAAGTGGAATATGGTTTATTTCAGTGACCTATTAAAGAGTATAGAAGTATGTAAAAAATATTTAGCTAATAATGGAACATATATGGCGTATAGTTCAGCAATAAAAGCTATAGAGGATTTTTCAAAGCTATATGTTAATTCTTCTGGTTATATGATAAGTAAGGATGTCATGACAATGGCAACTAATTTAAATGATAAATTAAGAGAATTTACTGATGAATTATTTTTTGTAACTCAAGAAAATATGTATGAAGTAATTAATAAAATCATTAATTTTTTAGAGGAAGATATAAATATAAATATAAAAAAATATACTGCATTATTGTTAGAATTTATGAAAGAGCAGGAAGTTCCATTAAGTTCTGAAGATATATTAGTAAATAAATTATTCAATAATCTTAATATTAGGTTTGAAAGATTATTAAATAGAATGCTAGAAAGTGGAATAATAAAGAGAAAAAATAGAGATTATAAAGATGAAGAAAACAACGTTTTAATAAGTGAAAATGTATATTTTATTTAG
- a CDS encoding amidohydrolase — MKTLIKNVCIVTMNDHEEVIENGYIIIDDNKIKKVCSGEFKGDIKDTKVIDGKGYCAMPGLVNSHTHAAMTLLRGYGEGLPLMRWLNEKVWPMESTFKDEHREIGNKLAYIEMLRSGTTTFNDMYFKFDKMLDTIQSFNIRCVLGTSLLGDEWETQLKEAINLKELVEKYYKSSLIKTMIAPHSPYTLSREALVETAKISKEYNENIHIHVSETLDEINIIKEKYNMTPVEYMVDTGIFDSKVMAAHCVHLTDNDIEIIKSKNVSPIYNPQSNMKLASGVPRIIDMLDKKINVCMGTDGTCSNNNLNMLEEMETGALLQNLFYKDTTRLSAKTVLKMATVNGAKALGIENLGAIQEGNIADFIMLNMNKASMIPCHDIYSNIVFSASGSEVEYVIINGKIIMEKGELINIDEEKILYEGKKFCEKL; from the coding sequence ATGAAGACATTAATAAAAAATGTGTGCATAGTTACTATGAACGACCATGAAGAAGTTATAGAAAATGGATATATTATTATAGATGATAATAAGATTAAAAAAGTATGTAGTGGTGAATTTAAAGGGGATATTAAAGATACAAAAGTAATAGATGGCAAAGGATATTGTGCTATGCCTGGACTAGTTAACAGTCATACTCATGCAGCTATGACACTTTTAAGAGGTTATGGCGAAGGATTACCTCTTATGAGATGGTTAAATGAAAAAGTATGGCCTATGGAAAGTACTTTTAAAGATGAACATAGAGAAATAGGAAATAAACTTGCATATATTGAGATGTTGAGAAGTGGTACAACAACATTTAATGATATGTATTTTAAATTTGACAAAATGTTAGATACTATTCAAAGCTTTAATATAAGATGTGTACTTGGCACATCATTATTAGGGGATGAATGGGAAACTCAATTAAAAGAAGCTATTAATTTGAAGGAATTAGTAGAAAAGTACTACAAAAGTAGCCTTATAAAAACAATGATAGCTCCACATTCTCCATATACATTATCACGTGAGGCTTTAGTTGAAACGGCAAAAATTTCAAAAGAATATAATGAAAATATTCATATACATGTATCTGAAACTTTAGATGAAATAAACATAATAAAAGAAAAATACAATATGACACCAGTTGAGTATATGGTTGATACAGGTATATTTGATAGCAAAGTTATGGCAGCACATTGTGTACATTTAACTGATAATGATATAGAGATTATAAAAAGTAAAAATGTAAGTCCTATATATAATCCACAAAGTAATATGAAGCTTGCAAGTGGAGTTCCAAGAATAATTGATATGCTAGATAAAAAAATAAACGTATGTATGGGTACAGATGGAACATGTAGTAATAATAATCTTAATATGTTAGAAGAAATGGAAACAGGGGCATTACTTCAAAATCTTTTCTATAAAGATACTACTAGATTAAGTGCTAAGACAGTTTTAAAAATGGCAACAGTTAATGGGGCAAAAGCATTAGGAATAGAAAATTTAGGTGCAATACAAGAAGGAAATATTGCAGATTTTATAATGTTAAATATGAATAAAGCAAGTATGATTCCATGTCATGATATATATTCAAATATAGTATTTTCAGCAAGTGGAAGTGAAGTTGAGTATGTAATAATCAATGGAAAGATTATAATGGAAAAAGGGGAGCTTATAAATATTGATGAAGAGAAGATTTTATATGAAGGAAAGAAATTTTGTGAAAAATTATAA
- the hflX gene encoding GTPase HflX, which translates to MILGNLEGIRKTILKKLDNIYDFKVDRQNVSNEEIINIICEVTSEINKEISVAIDRKGNVLSVAVGDSNTVEMPVIDIKSKKLSGVRIIHTHPNGNSKLSALDLSALISLKLDCMVAVAVQDGKCKDITMGFCGIHDNKLIAEVAPNLELGKALGVNILTIIKNIEENLVDNEVEEDKGERAILVGIENEESLDELEELAKACNVVTLDKILQKRIKIDTAFFIGEGKVEELSMLRQACNANLIIFDDELSASQIRNLENATGTKVIDRTTLILEIFARRARTKEAKIQVELAQLKYRLPRLIGMGTVLSRTGAGIGTRGPGEKKLEIDKRHIRERIYDLNKELSKIKKTRQIQRDKRSRENIPKVSLVGYTNAGKSTLRNKLCEIASPKDVYQKEEVFEADMLFATLDVTTRALILPDNRLITLTDTVGFIRKLPHDLVEAFKSTLEEVINSELLLHVVDASSESAYKQIEAVNVVLEELGAADKPMILLLNKVDTASNESITKLKEEYSNLNILEISGKNNINLDLLLEEVCKALPNPLRKIEYLIPYSESASVALLHRNAKVIEEEYEEQGTRILAMVDDEIYNKCKEYIKSSI; encoded by the coding sequence ATGATACTTGGAAATTTAGAAGGTATAAGAAAGACTATTTTAAAAAAACTAGACAATATATATGACTTCAAAGTAGATAGACAAAATGTATCTAATGAAGAGATTATTAATATAATATGTGAAGTTACTAGTGAAATAAATAAAGAGATAAGCGTTGCTATAGATAGAAAAGGGAATGTATTAAGTGTAGCTGTTGGTGATAGTAATACTGTTGAAATGCCTGTAATTGACATAAAGTCAAAAAAATTATCAGGAGTTAGAATAATACATACACATCCTAATGGAAATTCAAAATTATCAGCTTTAGATTTGTCAGCTCTTATATCTTTAAAATTAGATTGTATGGTAGCAGTTGCAGTACAAGATGGAAAATGTAAAGATATAACAATGGGCTTTTGTGGAATACATGATAATAAATTAATTGCTGAAGTTGCTCCTAACTTAGAACTTGGCAAAGCTCTTGGTGTAAATATACTTACTATAATTAAAAATATAGAAGAAAATTTAGTTGACAATGAAGTTGAAGAGGATAAGGGTGAACGAGCTATTTTAGTTGGAATAGAAAATGAGGAAAGTTTAGATGAATTAGAGGAACTTGCAAAAGCATGTAATGTAGTTACTTTAGATAAGATACTTCAAAAAAGAATAAAAATAGATACTGCCTTTTTTATAGGGGAAGGAAAAGTAGAAGAACTTTCTATGTTGAGGCAAGCGTGCAATGCTAATCTTATAATATTCGATGACGAACTGTCAGCATCTCAAATTAGAAATTTAGAAAATGCAACAGGTACTAAAGTTATAGATAGAACTACTCTTATTCTTGAAATATTTGCAAGAAGGGCTAGAACAAAGGAAGCTAAAATTCAAGTTGAACTTGCACAGTTAAAATACAGATTACCAAGACTTATAGGAATGGGTACCGTATTATCTAGGACGGGAGCTGGTATTGGAACTAGAGGTCCTGGTGAGAAAAAGCTAGAAATAGATAAAAGGCATATAAGAGAGAGAATATATGATCTTAATAAGGAACTTAGTAAGATAAAAAAAACTAGACAAATTCAAAGAGATAAAAGAAGTAGAGAAAATATACCTAAAGTTTCTTTGGTGGGATATACGAATGCAGGTAAATCCACTTTAAGAAATAAATTGTGTGAAATTGCATCTCCAAAGGATGTATATCAAAAAGAAGAAGTATTTGAAGCTGATATGTTATTTGCCACTTTAGATGTTACAACTAGAGCATTAATACTTCCAGATAATAGATTAATAACTTTAACAGATACTGTAGGATTTATAAGAAAACTTCCTCATGATTTAGTAGAAGCGTTTAAATCTACTTTAGAAGAAGTTATAAACTCAGAGTTATTGCTACATGTAGTTGATGCATCATCAGAAAGTGCATATAAACAAATTGAAGCTGTAAACGTAGTGTTAGAAGAATTAGGAGCAGCTGATAAACCTATGATATTATTGCTTAATAAAGTTGATACAGCTAGTAATGAAAGTATAACTAAATTAAAAGAAGAATATAGTAATTTAAACATTCTTGAGATATCAGGAAAAAATAATATAAATTTAGATCTACTTTTAGAAGAAGTTTGCAAAGCTCTTCCAAATCCTTTAAGAAAAATAGAGTATTTAATACCATATAGCGAAAGTGCAAGTGTTGCTTTACTTCATAGAAATGCTAAAGTTATAGAAGAAGAATATGAAGAGCAAGGTACAAGAATACTAGCTATGGTGGACGATGAAATATATAATAAATGTAAGGAATATATTAAAAGTAGTATATAG
- the hpt gene encoding hypoxanthine phosphoribosyltransferase encodes MENGKRNILITEEQIQNRIKELGAEISSHYEGKKLYVLSLLRGSFIYTADLVRQITVPTKIGFMTTSSYGHNEVSSGDVKIVHDIPDDIKGFDVLVVDDIVDTGITMKFVLEHAKSLGANSVKSCVLLDKPERRKADIKPDFCCFEIPDVFVVGYGLNYGDYYRNIPYVFNWEQN; translated from the coding sequence ATGGAAAACGGAAAAAGAAATATTCTTATAACGGAAGAACAAATTCAAAACAGGATTAAAGAATTAGGTGCAGAAATTTCTTCTCATTATGAAGGTAAAAAACTTTATGTACTATCATTACTTAGAGGTAGCTTTATATATACTGCAGATTTAGTTAGACAAATAACTGTTCCAACTAAAATAGGTTTTATGACAACATCTAGTTATGGTCACAATGAAGTTTCTTCTGGGGATGTAAAAATAGTTCATGATATACCAGATGATATAAAAGGATTTGACGTCCTTGTAGTTGATGATATAGTTGATACTGGTATTACTATGAAGTTTGTATTAGAACATGCTAAATCTTTAGGTGCAAACAGTGTAAAAAGTTGTGTGCTTTTAGATAAGCCTGAAAGAAGAAAAGCAGATATTAAACCAGATTTTTGTTGTTTTGAAATTCCGGACGTCTTTGTAGTAGGTTATGGACTTAATTATGGTGATTATTACAGAAATATACCTTACGTATTTAATTGGGAACAAAATTAA
- a CDS encoding transglycosylase domain-containing protein codes for MTENKGTKGSQSKKTSSNKTNKKKFKPFKIILISLLSLFIISTIVAGGLVLAVMKTAPDLDIHEIVAASDASKIYDDKGDLIDSIITSKKKILIKYDELPKDLINAFVSIEDERFFEHKGIDLKRIAGAFLIDIKNVLKGSPGLQGASTITQQLIKNTLFETHGNTLNDKIRRKVQEWYLAPKLEKEVGKEVIMETYLNTIYLGGRAIGVGAAADQYFGVSTNKLDLIQCAFIAGLPQSPSVYYPYSRTSRRDPSKYINRTKTVLSKMKENGYINENQYIKAIAELNTDKFNVTEDKSIQTLGHYIIHKPANIDEKYNFEWFTRPTIDNVKRDLKEIYNYSDDEIEKLLVNGNLKIYSTMNKNLQVETQKIINEDDKLNSLSKETKDGLKEPQASAVLTDYHTGEVKVIIGGRGEQPALSFNRATNAKVPAGSSIKPLTVYAPAIDSKIATACTVLEDSPLPDAMSKKYSSPGTVWQPKNSNGIYSGYLGLREALKNSVNVFAIKLEDKIGLNTGIKYGEKFGLTFDNVDKHSMAALALGELSNGTNTFTMANAYGVFGNNGLYSSPRLYTKVVDRNGNTILETKTRTTQVLSPESAYIMYDLLKGPVKEGTATRINNTYTSEIPIAGKTGSSTKFKNLWFCGLTPYYSGAVWIENKYGQSIYSSDAAALFGKIMNKAVEDLPVTDIKMPDDIVKAEVDRVSGLLPSDLSYKDPRGSQVYTELFIKGTVPTEQDNIHVSARVNRYNGHIAGSYTPSFLTDYRVFIKRDYTPSVYLADQMYVLPSRQDNSSYHNSSNKKHKKDKNESEQTTTLENNNINSETKNNKDKNIDTENNNSNINNNLINDDTENKKTDNKHTINIKKKPKNLKNLFKNE; via the coding sequence ATGACTGAAAATAAAGGAACTAAAGGTTCTCAGTCTAAAAAAACATCCAGCAATAAAACTAATAAAAAAAAGTTTAAACCTTTTAAAATTATATTAATATCACTTTTATCATTATTTATAATTTCTACAATTGTAGCTGGTGGACTAGTCTTAGCTGTTATGAAGACTGCTCCAGATTTAGATATACATGAAATTGTAGCAGCAAGTGATGCATCTAAAATTTATGATGATAAAGGTGACCTTATTGATAGTATTATTACATCTAAGAAAAAAATTCTAATAAAATATGATGAACTTCCAAAAGATCTTATAAATGCTTTTGTAAGTATAGAAGATGAAAGATTTTTTGAACATAAAGGTATTGACTTAAAAAGAATTGCAGGTGCTTTTTTAATAGACATTAAAAATGTGCTTAAAGGAAGTCCTGGACTTCAAGGTGCATCTACTATTACTCAACAATTAATAAAAAACACTTTATTTGAAACTCATGGTAATACGCTAAATGATAAAATAAGAAGAAAAGTTCAAGAATGGTATTTGGCTCCTAAACTAGAAAAAGAAGTTGGTAAAGAAGTTATTATGGAAACTTACCTAAATACCATATATTTAGGTGGTAGAGCAATTGGAGTTGGAGCTGCAGCTGATCAATATTTTGGTGTTTCTACAAATAAATTAGATCTTATTCAATGTGCATTTATTGCTGGACTACCTCAAAGTCCATCAGTATATTATCCATATTCTCGTACATCTAGAAGAGATCCTTCTAAATATATAAATAGAACTAAAACAGTTCTTTCTAAAATGAAAGAAAATGGATATATTAATGAAAACCAATATATTAAAGCTATAGCAGAATTAAATACAGATAAATTTAACGTTACAGAAGATAAATCTATTCAAACACTTGGACATTATATTATTCATAAACCTGCAAATATTGATGAAAAATATAATTTTGAATGGTTTACTAGACCTACTATAGATAATGTAAAAAGAGATCTTAAAGAAATATATAATTATAGTGACGATGAAATAGAAAAACTATTAGTAAACGGAAATTTAAAAATTTATAGTACTATGAATAAAAATCTACAAGTAGAAACTCAAAAAATTATAAACGAAGATGATAAATTAAACAGTTTATCAAAAGAAACTAAAGATGGCCTTAAGGAACCTCAAGCTTCTGCTGTTTTAACAGATTATCATACTGGAGAAGTGAAGGTAATAATAGGTGGTCGTGGAGAGCAACCAGCTTTATCATTTAATAGAGCTACTAATGCTAAAGTACCAGCTGGATCTAGTATAAAACCTTTAACTGTTTATGCTCCTGCTATAGATAGTAAAATAGCTACTGCATGTACCGTACTTGAAGATTCTCCATTACCTGATGCAATGTCTAAAAAATACTCTTCTCCTGGAACAGTTTGGCAACCAAAAAATTCTAATGGAATTTATTCAGGATATTTAGGATTAAGGGAAGCTTTAAAAAATTCTGTTAATGTATTTGCAATAAAACTTGAAGATAAAATAGGATTAAATACTGGTATAAAGTATGGTGAAAAATTTGGATTAACCTTCGATAATGTTGATAAACATAGTATGGCTGCCTTAGCTCTTGGTGAATTAAGTAATGGTACAAATACCTTCACTATGGCTAATGCCTACGGAGTTTTTGGTAACAATGGTTTATACTCTTCACCTAGACTTTATACAAAAGTTGTAGATAGAAATGGTAATACTATACTTGAAACCAAAACTAGAACAACTCAAGTGTTATCACCTGAATCAGCTTATATTATGTATGATTTATTAAAAGGTCCAGTAAAGGAAGGTACCGCAACTCGTATAAATAATACCTACACTAGCGAAATACCTATTGCTGGAAAAACAGGTTCTTCTACTAAATTTAAAAATCTTTGGTTCTGTGGTTTAACTCCATATTATTCTGGAGCAGTATGGATAGAAAATAAATATGGTCAAAGTATTTATAGTAGCGATGCCGCTGCTCTTTTCGGTAAAATAATGAATAAAGCTGTTGAAGATTTACCTGTTACAGATATAAAAATGCCAGATGACATAGTTAAAGCTGAAGTAGATAGAGTTTCTGGTTTACTTCCTTCTGATTTATCTTATAAAGATCCACGTGGAAGTCAAGTATATACTGAATTATTTATTAAAGGAACTGTACCTACTGAACAAGATAACATCCATGTATCAGCTAGAGTAAATAGATACAATGGTCATATTGCAGGTTCATATACTCCTTCATTTTTAACAGATTATAGAGTATTCATAAAAAGAGATTATACCCCAAGTGTTTATTTAGCTGATCAAATGTACGTATTACCAAGCAGACAAGATAATTCTTCTTATCATAATTCATCAAATAAAAAACATAAAAAAGATAAGAATGAATCAGAACAAACTACAACTCTAGAAAATAACAATATAAATTCTGAAACAAAAAACAATAAAGATAAAAATATAGATACAGAAAATAATAATTCTAATATTAATAATAATCTTATAAATGATGATACAGAAAATAAAAAAACTGATAACAAACATACTATTAATATTAAAAAGAAACCTAAAAATCTAAAAAATTTATTTAAAAACGAATAA
- the spoVAE gene encoding stage V sporulation protein AE: MNEYIMAFVVGGLICVVAQILMDKTKLTPARILVAFVTAGVILGALGIYEPLVKYGRAGATIPLPGFGYNLAKSVMREVDRSGFLGVFTGGIKGGAGGIGAAIIFGYIMAIVFNPKTK; encoded by the coding sequence ATGAATGAATATATTATGGCCTTTGTAGTAGGAGGGCTAATATGTGTAGTTGCACAAATACTTATGGATAAAACAAAACTTACACCTGCGCGAATTTTAGTAGCTTTTGTAACAGCTGGAGTAATATTAGGTGCATTAGGTATATATGAGCCCTTGGTTAAGTATGGAAGGGCAGGAGCAACTATTCCATTACCTGGATTTGGGTATAATTTGGCTAAATCAGTAATGAGAGAAGTAGATAGAAGTGGATTTTTAGGAGTATTTACTGGTGGAATAAAAGGTGGAGCAGGTGGAATAGGAGCAGCTATTATATTTGGTTATATAATGGCCATTGTTTTTAATCCTAAAACTAAATAG
- the spoVAD gene encoding stage V sporulation protein AD codes for MTKRVGKQTIILENKPRIIATTSVVGPKEGDGPLKDYFDVILSDDLNGKDSFEKAESSIMYRAVQETLKKVNLQEKDIHYLIAGDLLNQTAASSFAARDVDIPFIGLYGACSTMSESLGIASMLVNAEYADYAIASTSSHFSSAERQFRFPLEMGSQRTPTAQWTVTGSGAMLLAREGSFPYTTYFTVGKIKDYGQTDTSDMGSAMAPAAVDTLKQHFEDTGRKPEDYDLIASGDLGSLGKKITEELLKEYGYDISKNYIDCGDEIFDKERQKVNCGGSGCGCSAVVSCGYIYKNMLKGKYKKVLLVSTGALMSSTTSLQGESIPGIAHAVSIEFGGK; via the coding sequence ATGACAAAAAGAGTTGGAAAACAAACTATAATATTAGAAAACAAGCCAAGAATAATTGCTACAACAAGTGTAGTAGGACCTAAAGAAGGTGATGGTCCTTTAAAAGATTATTTTGATGTTATACTTAGTGATGATTTAAATGGAAAAGATAGTTTTGAAAAAGCAGAAAGTAGTATTATGTATAGAGCAGTTCAAGAAACTTTAAAAAAAGTAAACTTACAAGAAAAAGATATACATTATTTAATAGCTGGAGATTTATTGAATCAAACAGCGGCATCAAGTTTTGCAGCAAGAGATGTTGATATACCTTTTATAGGTTTATATGGTGCATGTTCTACTATGTCTGAGTCATTAGGTATAGCGTCTATGCTTGTAAATGCTGAATATGCTGATTATGCAATAGCATCAACATCATCACACTTTTCTTCTGCTGAAAGACAATTTAGATTTCCTTTAGAGATGGGAAGTCAAAGAACTCCTACAGCACAATGGACTGTAACAGGATCAGGAGCTATGTTACTTGCAAGGGAAGGAAGTTTTCCATATACAACTTATTTTACAGTTGGAAAAATAAAAGATTATGGTCAAACAGATACCAGTGATATGGGATCAGCTATGGCACCAGCAGCTGTTGATACATTAAAACAACATTTCGAAGATACAGGAAGAAAACCTGAAGACTACGATTTAATAGCTAGTGGAGATCTTGGAAGTTTAGGTAAAAAAATTACTGAAGAATTATTAAAAGAATATGGATATGATATATCAAAAAATTATATAGATTGTGGAGATGAAATTTTCGATAAAGAAAGACAAAAAGTTAATTGTGGTGGAAGTGGATGTGGATGTTCTGCAGTTGTAAGTTGTGGATATATATATAAGAATATGTTAAAAGGTAAATATAAAAAAGTATTGTTAGTTTCTACCGGAGCATTAATGAGTTCTACTACATCTCTTCAAGGAGAAAGTATACCTGGAATTGCTCATGCAGTATCAATAGAGTTTGGAGGAAAGTAA